The following are encoded together in the Pseudodesulfovibrio indicus genome:
- a CDS encoding ABC transporter substrate-binding protein — MHSNPWKSLIPCLALCLALFLAGCDGSPATTAGDDAVPGVTSDQITLGSSLPLSGHAGYLGTQTLQGARAYLRHVNEQGGVHGRQIKIEVLDDSYDPPQCLANTQQFIVNRKVFALFCYVGTPTTIKALPLVEDAHVPLIGMFTGANALRQPVNRYVINIRASYYQETMDAVSHMVNDLGLSKIAVFYQYDAYGFDGLIGTELALKKYGLEPVARSSYIRGTLDVQDGLDRIRRSGAEAVVMIGTYGACARFINLSVEEGYNPIFYTVSFVGAEELAWRVGRSSPAHVFMSQVVPPPMESQVEGDSASEYVRLLRRYFPDDTPSFVGLEGFLNAEILVEGLRRAGRDLTREGFIRAIESIKDFKLGPGLTITYGPYDRQGLDAIHFTKLHEGRFIPFTNWAEFKRELETQQ; from the coding sequence GTGCATAGCAACCCGTGGAAGAGCCTCATCCCCTGCCTCGCGCTCTGCCTGGCCCTCTTCCTCGCGGGGTGCGACGGGTCGCCCGCCACCACGGCCGGCGACGACGCGGTTCCCGGCGTCACCAGCGACCAGATCACGCTGGGCTCCTCCCTGCCCCTGTCCGGCCACGCCGGTTATCTCGGCACCCAGACCCTCCAGGGCGCGCGCGCCTACCTGCGCCACGTCAACGAGCAGGGCGGCGTGCACGGCCGCCAGATCAAGATCGAGGTCCTGGACGACTCCTACGACCCGCCCCAGTGCCTGGCCAACACCCAGCAATTCATCGTCAACCGCAAGGTCTTCGCCCTGTTCTGCTACGTGGGCACCCCGACCACCATCAAGGCCCTGCCCCTGGTGGAGGACGCCCACGTCCCGCTCATCGGCATGTTCACCGGGGCCAACGCCCTGCGCCAGCCGGTGAACCGCTACGTGATCAACATCCGCGCCTCCTACTACCAGGAGACCATGGACGCGGTCAGCCACATGGTCAACGACCTCGGCCTGTCCAAGATCGCGGTCTTCTACCAGTACGACGCCTACGGCTTCGACGGGCTGATCGGCACCGAGCTGGCCCTCAAGAAATACGGCCTGGAGCCGGTGGCCCGCAGCTCCTACATCCGAGGGACCCTGGACGTCCAGGACGGGCTGGATCGCATCCGCCGGTCCGGGGCCGAAGCCGTGGTCATGATCGGCACCTACGGCGCGTGCGCCCGGTTCATCAACCTCTCCGTGGAGGAGGGGTACAACCCGATTTTCTACACCGTCTCCTTTGTCGGCGCCGAGGAACTGGCCTGGCGCGTGGGCAGGTCGTCCCCGGCCCACGTCTTCATGTCCCAGGTGGTCCCCCCGCCCATGGAATCGCAGGTCGAGGGCGACTCGGCCAGCGAATACGTCCGGCTGCTCAGGCGCTACTTCCCGGACGACACCCCGAGCTTCGTCGGCCTGGAGGGCTTCCTCAACGCCGAGATCCTGGTGGAAGGGCTGCGCCGGGCCGGACGCGATCTGACCCGCGAGGGGTTCATCAGGGCCATCGAGTCCATCAAGGACTTCAAGCTCGGCCCCGGCCTGACCATCACCTACGGTCCCTACGACCGCCAGGGGCTGGACGCCATCCATTTCACCAAGCTGCACGAGGGCCGCTTCATCCCGTTCACCAACTGGGCCGAGTTCAAACGGGAACTGGAGACGCAGCAATGA